From one Streptomyces chromofuscus genomic stretch:
- a CDS encoding DNA repair ATPase produces the protein MTTGLDTGTHEPLDTGTYEVLRDRLTAQAAELARRTEALNARRGEEFGSMRLELARTERLRTDDAVVPRDIVAVGDVLLFGYNAVPSRGADTGVGEALALHDRTLVRLPDDAVPGLLDDPSFVREFAALHRYYRQARLLQLRLVEGKVLAVFQTGEKTDDIRVLRWSLSGDGRATFLDARGDRDHVLPPSHDVDWTPATRDDHVLGRHPHVSVDGEVFVSTVGGTLTVKTDDDTETAEGMYSEPVDEPLQSLADADIAHARVGALILLRIRPYKEDTDRHLVYNTRTGAVVRLDDIGRGCRRLPDDQGIVFPGGYCLATGTYKTYERDTAELEFEREIRSPNGEDVLYAFHARAEGRSLLLPYNTIRKEMAAPLSCHGWALLDDGALVVLRADGGEPQRVHPAQLWHSPYVSDTHAAAQPVGTGPLGRVGNADLVRGISDCLSITGAVADTTPTREMYEALVAACVRTADTHHWLTDPQLGDLQTPLAQVRATAEQVLAEFETVQALTRQAADALDEAAARVAAVVRGLRGQAPRGAAAWVTGLTELRQAQGHLLTLKEMRYADTARIDALASDTEADLTVFGQRAVAHLAREDAFADHHTDVERLIEDTEAVATVAETGSMMARLDELAEGMSAVTEVVAGLDIGDATVRTAVLERIAEVLGGVNRARAILETRRRSLLDQESRAGFAAELAVLGQAVAGALAAAGSPDACDEQLARLLAQVESLQSRFAEFDDFLDVLADKRDGIHEAFSTRKQTLADTRARQAERLADSAARVLATVARRAATQTDADAVTAYFTSDPMPAKVRRIADELRDLGDQVRAEELDGRLKAARQEALRTLRDRTELYSDDGRALHLGHHRFAVNTQPLELTLVPHGDGLAFAVTGTDYRSPVTDADFTTTRRYWDRPLPSESPEVYRAEHLAARLLDEHGPEVLAETDLPTLVRQAAETAYDEGYERGVHDHDATTILTALLRLHDEAGLLRHEPVARAGAQLFWAHGTTAAARDSWTRRAVSLARARDTFGLAPAIADLRAELAEAIGGEHAGSAAAYLFEELTTGPGGFVISAGTRTLLDKFRRTVGTSAYDDDLMALDDLAARKQLVEAWLSSYTSSTGLDVPPGDLAEAVAAELCPDLVRYESDAALTETVEGLLGTHPRITGGTLTVRVDELLARTRHFHLHELPAHRAYQRHRTALVAAERTRIRLDEYRPRVMSAFVRSKVIDEVYLPLIGDNLAKQLGTTGESRRTDTGGLLLLISPPGYGKTTLMEYVADRLGLLLVKVDGPALGHAVTSLDPAEAPNATARQEVEKINFALEAGNNTLLYLDDIQHTSPELLQKFIPLCDTTRRMEGVRDGEPRTYDLRGKRFAVCMAGNPYTESGSHFRVPDMLANRADVWNLGDVLTGREDAFALSFIENALTSNPVLAPLAGRERTDLDLLLRLAEGDGSSRADRLTHPYAPAELERILAVLRHLLTARQTVLAVNAAYIASAAQSDATRTEPPIQLQGSYRNMNKIAQRIQPVMNDTELAALIDDHYTAEAQTLTSGAEANLLKLGELRGTLTAHQASRWAEVKAAYVRSQALGGPEDAPLSRAVAALGLLADRIAAIETAIDRAADPRHVSANSQARHAAGRQDH, from the coding sequence CGAGGCGCTCAACGCCCGCCGCGGCGAGGAGTTCGGCTCGATGCGGCTGGAACTGGCCCGCACGGAGCGGCTGCGTACCGATGACGCCGTGGTGCCCCGGGACATCGTCGCCGTGGGGGACGTGCTGCTCTTCGGCTACAACGCCGTCCCGAGCCGCGGGGCGGACACCGGCGTGGGCGAGGCCCTGGCCCTGCACGACCGCACCCTTGTGCGACTGCCCGACGACGCCGTGCCCGGCCTGCTCGACGACCCGTCCTTCGTCCGGGAGTTCGCGGCCCTGCACCGCTACTACCGTCAGGCCCGTCTCCTGCAACTGCGTCTCGTCGAAGGCAAGGTGCTCGCCGTCTTCCAGACCGGCGAGAAGACGGACGACATCCGCGTCCTGCGGTGGTCCCTGTCCGGCGACGGCCGGGCCACGTTCCTGGACGCACGGGGCGACCGTGACCACGTCCTGCCGCCCTCCCACGACGTCGACTGGACGCCGGCCACCCGCGACGACCACGTCCTCGGCCGCCATCCCCATGTCTCCGTCGACGGCGAGGTGTTCGTCTCCACGGTCGGCGGCACGCTCACCGTCAAGACCGATGACGACACCGAGACCGCTGAGGGCATGTACAGCGAGCCGGTCGACGAGCCGCTCCAGTCCCTCGCGGACGCGGACATCGCCCACGCGCGCGTGGGCGCCCTGATCCTGCTGCGCATCCGCCCCTACAAGGAGGACACCGACCGCCATCTGGTGTACAACACCCGCACCGGAGCCGTCGTACGTCTCGACGACATCGGCAGGGGCTGCCGCCGCCTGCCGGACGATCAGGGCATCGTCTTCCCCGGCGGCTACTGCCTGGCCACCGGTACCTACAAGACGTACGAACGTGACACGGCGGAGCTGGAGTTCGAGCGGGAGATCCGCTCACCGAACGGCGAGGACGTGCTCTACGCCTTCCATGCACGCGCGGAGGGCCGCAGCCTCCTCCTGCCGTACAACACGATCCGCAAGGAGATGGCCGCCCCGCTGTCCTGCCACGGCTGGGCACTCCTCGACGACGGCGCGCTCGTGGTCCTGCGCGCCGACGGTGGCGAACCACAGCGGGTCCACCCCGCGCAGCTGTGGCACTCCCCGTACGTCTCCGACACCCATGCCGCCGCCCAGCCCGTCGGCACCGGCCCACTGGGCCGCGTCGGCAACGCCGACCTGGTGCGCGGCATCTCCGACTGCCTGTCCATCACCGGGGCCGTCGCCGACACGACCCCCACCCGCGAGATGTACGAGGCGCTGGTGGCCGCCTGCGTCCGGACGGCGGACACTCACCACTGGCTGACCGACCCCCAACTCGGCGACCTCCAGACCCCGCTGGCACAGGTGCGCGCCACGGCGGAGCAGGTCCTGGCCGAGTTCGAGACCGTCCAGGCCCTGACCCGGCAGGCCGCCGACGCGCTCGACGAGGCCGCCGCGCGGGTCGCCGCAGTCGTACGCGGGTTGCGGGGTCAGGCGCCGCGTGGAGCCGCCGCCTGGGTGACCGGGCTGACGGAGCTCCGCCAGGCGCAGGGTCACCTACTGACCCTCAAGGAGATGCGGTACGCGGACACCGCACGCATCGACGCACTCGCCTCCGACACCGAGGCCGATCTGACCGTCTTCGGGCAGCGGGCCGTCGCCCACCTGGCACGCGAGGACGCCTTCGCCGACCACCACACGGACGTCGAGCGGCTCATCGAGGACACCGAGGCCGTCGCCACCGTCGCAGAGACCGGGTCCATGATGGCCCGCCTCGACGAGCTGGCCGAAGGGATGAGCGCGGTGACCGAGGTGGTCGCCGGTCTCGACATCGGTGACGCCACGGTCCGTACGGCCGTACTGGAGCGCATCGCCGAGGTCCTCGGCGGAGTCAACCGGGCGCGCGCCATCCTCGAAACCCGCCGACGCTCTCTCCTCGACCAGGAGAGCCGGGCGGGGTTCGCCGCCGAGCTCGCGGTGCTGGGCCAGGCCGTCGCCGGGGCCCTCGCCGCGGCCGGCAGCCCCGACGCGTGCGACGAGCAGCTCGCCCGCCTATTGGCCCAGGTGGAGAGCCTCCAATCCAGGTTCGCCGAGTTCGACGACTTCCTCGACGTCCTCGCGGACAAACGCGACGGGATCCACGAGGCGTTCTCCACGCGCAAGCAGACCCTGGCCGACACCCGCGCCCGTCAAGCCGAACGCCTGGCCGACTCCGCGGCCCGCGTCCTCGCCACCGTGGCCCGCCGGGCCGCCACCCAGACGGACGCGGACGCGGTCACCGCCTACTTCACCTCCGATCCGATGCCCGCCAAGGTCCGCCGCATCGCCGACGAACTGCGCGACCTCGGCGACCAGGTGCGGGCCGAGGAACTGGACGGCCGCCTCAAGGCCGCCCGGCAAGAGGCACTTCGCACCCTGCGCGACCGCACCGAGCTGTACTCCGACGACGGCCGCGCCCTACACCTGGGCCACCACCGCTTCGCCGTGAACACCCAGCCACTCGAGCTCACCCTGGTCCCCCACGGCGACGGCCTGGCCTTCGCGGTGACCGGCACCGACTACCGCTCCCCGGTCACCGACGCCGACTTCACCACCACCCGCCGGTACTGGGACCGCCCCCTGCCCTCGGAGTCGCCCGAGGTCTACCGCGCCGAGCATCTCGCCGCCCGCCTGCTGGATGAACACGGTCCTGAGGTCCTGGCGGAGACCGACCTGCCCACCCTCGTGCGCCAGGCGGCAGAGACGGCGTACGACGAGGGCTACGAACGCGGGGTCCACGACCACGACGCGACAACGATCCTCACCGCGCTCCTGCGCCTGCACGACGAGGCGGGACTGCTCCGCCACGAGCCCGTCGCCCGGGCCGGTGCCCAGCTGTTCTGGGCGCACGGGACGACGGCCGCGGCGCGCGACAGCTGGACGAGGCGTGCGGTGTCGCTGGCGCGGGCGAGGGACACCTTCGGCCTTGCGCCCGCCATCGCCGACCTGCGGGCGGAGCTGGCGGAAGCGATCGGAGGCGAGCACGCGGGCAGCGCCGCCGCCTACCTGTTCGAGGAGCTGACCACCGGACCCGGCGGCTTCGTCATCAGCGCCGGCACCCGCACGTTGCTCGACAAGTTCCGCCGCACCGTGGGCACGTCCGCCTACGACGACGACCTCATGGCGCTCGACGACCTGGCTGCCCGCAAGCAGCTCGTCGAGGCATGGCTCTCCTCGTACACCTCCTCCACCGGCCTGGACGTCCCGCCCGGCGACCTGGCCGAGGCGGTGGCCGCCGAGCTCTGCCCGGATCTGGTCCGGTACGAGTCCGACGCCGCACTGACCGAGACCGTCGAGGGATTGCTGGGCACGCACCCACGCATCACGGGTGGCACGCTCACCGTCCGCGTGGACGAACTCCTCGCCCGCACACGGCACTTCCACCTGCACGAGCTCCCCGCCCACCGCGCGTACCAGCGTCACCGGACAGCCCTGGTGGCCGCCGAGCGCACGCGGATCCGCCTGGACGAGTACCGCCCGCGCGTGATGTCCGCGTTCGTGCGGAGCAAGGTCATCGACGAGGTCTACCTCCCCCTCATCGGCGACAACCTCGCCAAGCAGCTCGGCACCACGGGCGAGAGCAGGCGCACCGACACCGGCGGCCTGCTCCTGCTGATCTCCCCGCCCGGCTACGGCAAGACGACCCTCATGGAGTACGTCGCCGACCGGCTCGGCCTGCTCCTGGTGAAGGTCGATGGTCCGGCACTGGGCCACGCCGTCACCTCACTCGACCCCGCCGAGGCGCCGAACGCCACTGCCCGTCAGGAGGTCGAGAAGATCAACTTCGCGCTGGAGGCGGGCAACAACACCCTCCTGTACCTGGACGACATCCAGCACACCTCCCCGGAGCTGCTGCAGAAGTTCATCCCGCTGTGCGACACCACCCGCCGGATGGAAGGCGTGCGGGACGGCGAGCCGCGCACCTACGATCTGCGCGGCAAGCGGTTCGCCGTATGCATGGCAGGCAACCCCTACACCGAGTCCGGCAGCCACTTCCGCGTGCCCGACATGCTCGCCAACCGGGCCGATGTCTGGAACCTCGGCGACGTCCTGACGGGTAGGGAGGACGCCTTCGCGCTCAGCTTCATCGAGAACGCCCTGACGTCGAACCCGGTGCTCGCTCCACTGGCCGGCCGCGAGCGTACCGACCTGGACCTCCTCCTCCGCCTGGCTGAAGGCGACGGGTCGTCCCGTGCCGACCGCCTCACCCACCCGTACGCCCCCGCCGAGCTGGAGCGGATCCTGGCCGTTCTGCGCCACCTGCTCACCGCCCGGCAGACGGTCCTGGCGGTGAACGCGGCCTACATCGCCTCGGCGGCCCAGTCGGACGCGACCCGAACCGAACCGCCCATCCAACTGCAGGGCTCCTACCGCAACATGAACAAGATCGCCCAGCGCATCCAGCCCGTCATGAACGACACCGAGCTCGCCGCGCTGATCGACGACCACTACACCGCCGAGGCGCAGACCCTGACCAGCGGCGCCGAGGCCAACCTGCTGAAGCTCGGCGAACTGCGCGGCACGTTGACGGCGCACCAGGCGTCGAGGTGGGCGGAGGTGAAGGCTGCCTACGTCCGCTCCCAAGCCCTCGGTGGTCCTGAGGACGCGCCCCTGTCCCGCGCGGTCGCTGCGCTCGGCCTGCTCGCCGACCGGATCGCCGCGATCGAGACGGCGATCGACCGGGCTGCCGACCCACGCCATGTGTCGGCGAACTCCCAGGCCCGTCATGCGGCGGGGAGGCAGGACCACTGA
- the nhaA gene encoding Na+/H+ antiporter NhaA: protein MAAAPRERSPFLGLLPLPERTAIAQALRTETVGGLVLLGAAVVALVWANTPWADTYERIRDFHFGIPALGLDLSVGHWTADGLLTLFFLVAGIELKRELVVGELRTPATAALPVIAAISGMIVPATFYTITASAGGGSLDGWAVPMATDIAFALAVLAVLSTHLPAALRAFLLTLAVVDDLGGILVIAVFFTSDLNFAALGGALAGLVVFYLLQRFRVRGWWWYAPLGLTIWALMYNGGVHATVAGVAMGLILRTTRDADEDRSPGERTSHLLHPVSAGVAVPLFALFATGVSVSVASLSDVFTKPEPLGVVLGLVLGKTVGIFAGTYLAARFTRARLNPELAWADVFALSALAGIGFTVALLIGELAFPDPAATGPVKAAVLVGSLTAAALAAMLIKRRNGVYRRLYEEENRDDDHDGIPDVYQVDATTER from the coding sequence ATGGCTGCCGCGCCGCGCGAACGTTCACCCTTCCTCGGCCTCCTGCCGCTGCCCGAGCGCACGGCCATCGCCCAGGCCCTGAGGACGGAGACCGTCGGCGGGCTGGTCCTGCTGGGGGCGGCCGTGGTGGCGCTGGTGTGGGCGAACACTCCGTGGGCCGACACCTACGAGCGCATACGCGACTTCCACTTCGGCATACCGGCGCTCGGCCTGGACCTCTCCGTCGGGCACTGGACCGCCGACGGCCTGCTCACCCTCTTCTTCCTCGTGGCCGGCATCGAACTCAAGCGCGAACTGGTCGTGGGTGAGCTCCGCACCCCCGCCACCGCCGCACTCCCGGTCATCGCCGCCATCTCGGGCATGATCGTCCCCGCCACGTTCTACACGATCACCGCGTCCGCGGGAGGCGGCAGCCTGGACGGCTGGGCCGTACCCATGGCCACCGACATCGCCTTCGCGCTGGCCGTGCTCGCGGTGCTCAGCACACACCTGCCCGCCGCGCTCCGTGCCTTCCTGCTCACCCTCGCCGTCGTCGACGACCTCGGCGGCATCCTCGTCATCGCCGTCTTCTTCACCAGCGACCTCAACTTCGCGGCCCTCGGTGGAGCGCTCGCCGGCCTCGTCGTCTTCTACCTGCTCCAGCGCTTCCGCGTCCGCGGATGGTGGTGGTACGCCCCGCTCGGACTCACGATCTGGGCGCTGATGTACAACGGCGGCGTCCACGCCACCGTCGCGGGCGTGGCGATGGGTCTCATCCTGCGCACCACCCGCGACGCGGACGAGGACCGCTCTCCCGGCGAGCGAACCTCCCACCTCCTGCACCCGGTCTCCGCAGGGGTCGCGGTCCCCCTCTTCGCGCTCTTCGCCACCGGCGTCAGCGTCTCGGTCGCGTCACTGAGCGACGTGTTCACCAAGCCCGAACCGCTCGGTGTGGTACTCGGACTCGTCCTCGGCAAGACGGTTGGGATATTCGCCGGAACCTACTTGGCCGCACGCTTCACCCGCGCCCGCCTCAACCCGGAACTGGCCTGGGCCGACGTCTTCGCCCTCTCGGCACTGGCCGGGATCGGCTTCACCGTCGCCCTGCTGATCGGCGAACTCGCCTTCCCCGACCCAGCGGCCACCGGACCCGTCAAGGCCGCGGTCCTCGTCGGCTCGCTGACCGCAGCCGCGCTGGCGGCCATGCTGATCAAGCGCCGCAACGGTGTCTACCGGCGCCTGTACGAGGAGGAGAACCGCGACGACGACCACGACGGCATCCCCGACGTCTACCAAGTCGACGCCACCACCGAACGCTGA
- a CDS encoding alanine/glycine:cation symporter family protein produces MSLDSITTSVDEAVSGFFEPIATWLGEVVFYTVPVGGTDLPLIVAWLVVAGLVFTGWFGFVQFRKFRLAVDVVRGKYDEKGSTGEVNHFQALTAAVSGTVGLGNIAGVAVAVSIGGPGATFWMILCGLLGMATKFVEVTLGVKYREVHADGTVSGGPMHYLPKGLKERFGSGGATFGKVLAVLASIMVLFFGLFGGNLFQTNQSYAQVVSTFGGEGGFLASSAGAVLFGLIVSALVGLVLLGGIRSIASVTSRLVPAMAGIYIVACLIVILVNVTHVPDAFQTILQGAFEADGVAGGVIGALIIGFQRAAFSNEAGLGSAPIAHSAVKTNHPASEGLVALLEPFIDTVVICTMTALTIVIANPASWGEARAGESIGGVTITSDAFETVLPWFPVVLTVAVLLFAFSTILTWGYYGLKAWSHLFGKSRTSETVFKAVWSLFVIVGALMSLDSLISLADSALFLLSVFNIIGLYLLAPIVKRELDSFLEFVRARKSGEIADGNGDQESVKTTV; encoded by the coding sequence GTGTCACTCGACTCCATCACCACGTCCGTCGACGAGGCAGTCAGCGGATTCTTCGAGCCCATAGCCACATGGCTCGGGGAAGTCGTCTTCTACACAGTCCCCGTAGGAGGGACCGACCTACCCCTGATCGTCGCCTGGCTCGTGGTCGCGGGTCTCGTCTTCACCGGCTGGTTCGGGTTCGTCCAATTCCGCAAGTTCAGACTCGCCGTCGACGTGGTGCGCGGGAAGTACGACGAGAAGGGGTCGACCGGCGAGGTCAACCACTTCCAGGCCCTGACCGCGGCCGTCTCCGGCACCGTCGGCCTCGGCAACATCGCCGGCGTGGCCGTCGCCGTGTCCATCGGTGGCCCCGGTGCCACGTTCTGGATGATCTTGTGCGGCCTGCTCGGCATGGCCACCAAGTTCGTCGAGGTCACCCTCGGCGTGAAGTACCGCGAGGTGCACGCCGACGGCACCGTCTCCGGCGGCCCGATGCACTACCTGCCCAAGGGCCTCAAGGAGCGTTTCGGCAGCGGCGGCGCCACGTTCGGCAAGGTGCTCGCCGTCCTCGCCTCGATCATGGTCCTCTTCTTCGGCCTGTTCGGCGGCAACCTGTTCCAGACCAACCAGAGCTACGCGCAGGTCGTCTCCACCTTCGGCGGCGAGGGCGGCTTCCTGGCCTCCTCGGCCGGTGCCGTCCTCTTCGGCCTGATCGTCTCCGCGCTGGTCGGTCTCGTGCTGCTCGGCGGCATCCGCTCCATCGCCTCGGTCACCAGCCGGCTGGTGCCCGCGATGGCCGGCATCTACATCGTGGCCTGCCTGATCGTCATCCTGGTCAACGTCACCCACGTGCCGGACGCCTTCCAGACCATCCTGCAGGGCGCCTTCGAGGCCGATGGCGTCGCGGGCGGTGTGATCGGTGCCCTGATCATCGGTTTCCAGCGGGCCGCGTTCTCCAACGAGGCCGGTCTCGGCTCCGCCCCGATCGCCCACTCCGCGGTCAAGACCAACCACCCCGCGAGCGAGGGTCTGGTCGCCCTGCTGGAGCCGTTCATCGACACGGTCGTCATCTGCACCATGACCGCGCTGACCATCGTCATCGCCAACCCGGCCAGTTGGGGCGAGGCCCGCGCCGGCGAGAGCATCGGCGGCGTCACCATCACCTCCGACGCCTTCGAGACCGTACTGCCCTGGTTCCCGGTCGTGCTCACCGTCGCGGTGCTGCTGTTCGCCTTCTCCACGATCCTGACCTGGGGCTACTACGGCCTCAAGGCGTGGTCCCACCTGTTCGGCAAGAGCAGGACCAGCGAGACCGTCTTCAAGGCCGTCTGGAGCCTGTTCGTGATCGTGGGCGCCCTGATGTCGCTCGATTCGCTGATCAGCCTCGCCGACTCCGCGCTCTTCCTGCTGTCGGTCTTCAACATCATCGGCCTCTACCTCCTCGCGCCGATCGTCAAGCGCGAACTCGACTCCTTCCTGGAGTTCGTCCGCGCCCGCAAGTCCGGCGAGATCGCCGACGGCAACGGTGACCAGGAGTCGGTGAAGACCACCGTCTGA
- a CDS encoding type II toxin-antitoxin system PemK/MazF family toxin — protein MVNIGPALRGEVWGCALPNPIGPHPVVVLTVNRVAEPLSAVTVAVITGTPGPASTHVPVGPDCGVTKYDESYVNCTDLHTVDKPRLRRRLGLLDPSEMRRVEERLRVILGLA, from the coding sequence ATGGTGAACATCGGCCCGGCGCTGCGGGGCGAGGTCTGGGGCTGTGCCCTGCCCAACCCCATCGGCCCGCATCCGGTGGTCGTTCTCACGGTCAATCGCGTTGCCGAACCGCTGTCGGCGGTGACTGTTGCGGTGATCACCGGGACACCCGGGCCCGCCTCCACCCATGTCCCGGTCGGCCCCGACTGCGGGGTGACCAAGTACGACGAGTCATACGTGAACTGCACCGACCTGCACACCGTGGACAAACCAAGGCTCCGGCGGCGTCTCGGCCTGCTGGATCCGAGCGAGATGCGGCGCGTGGAAGAGCGCCTTCGAGTGATCCTGGGGCTGGCGTAG
- a CDS encoding DUF397 domain-containing protein, translated as MPRGVRGEFGDDEGDRARRVRRRRIPPLLHVPYGEPPPWWTGSCRATSSGGRLRGGGRRIPGGRRPVHDSTVPHGPALCFEATAWAAFIGELKAGHHRP; from the coding sequence GTGCCGCGCGGCGTTCGCGGCGAGTTCGGCGACGACGAGGGCGACCGCGCACGACGCGTCCGACGCCGGCGGATACCCCCACTCCTCCATGTGCCGTACGGCGAACCGCCGCCATGGTGGACCGGATCATGCCGAGCGACATCAAGCGGGGGGCGACTGCGTGGAGGTGGCCGACGGATTCCAGGAGGCCGTCGTCCCGTCCATGACAGCACGGTCCCGCACGGTCCGGCGCTGTGCTTCGAAGCCACCGCCTGGGCCGCCTTCATAGGCGAGTTGAAGGCCGGGCACCACCGTCCCTGA